AGGGGCGTAGAAGAACAGGGCATGTCCGGGCGTCTGGGCAGGGGGTTGCTGCAGGATGGCTGCGGCGGCTCCGCTGCGGAAGCGCAGTTCAGAATATCGGCCATAGCGGCCTGGCTCAAAGCTGGCCGCATTGGTCTGGTCACGCCGTGCGCCGGACTTGTCATAGTAATCCAGGTAAGTATTGAGCGTGGCCTGGGACAGATTGCGGGTGATGGTTTCAAAGGCATCACGGGCTTGCTGGAACTGGCTGACCTTCCCCCGGGTGCTGCGCCAGATGCTGGCCGTGCGGTCAGTCATGGTGGCAAAGATGAGCATGAGGATGGAGATCACAGCCATGCTAACCAGAAGTTCCACAAGGGAAAAACCTGGTCGGGCCGATCTGGTTGGGAAACGGTTTTTCATAGGTTTTTAGCAACGTGCCCGGTAAAGGCGGTGAAGTTGAATCCGGAATCAGGCTGGATGGTTCCTTCCGGCGGATCAGCGGGACCTCCAGGTGCAGTAGTGATGGGGATGTCCCGGTTTTCTGCATTGAGCGCTACCTGAACGATGACGGTGGCGAGGTTTGGCTGCAAGGTGCCGCCAGCAGTACCGGAGGGGATGCTGGTGGAGGGCTGGATGCGGATCAGTGCATGAAAGATGGCTCCGGTAGCATCAGGCAGCTCACTGCCTTCATCATCAAAGTAGCGCCAGGGCTTGGTGGCCGGAGGGGCGACCAGGACTGAATAATCCGTCTGGGCAGACTCATATAAAAGGCGCTGGCCGATCTGCGCGGTCACGCTGGTATTCATGGCCTCGCGAAAGGTGCTTAGGCCCGCAGGCAGCAGGCCGATCATGAGGGTGATGGCAGCCGCGGCAATGCCGATGGCTACCATCACCTCAACCAGGGAGAACCCCTGGCGGGCATGGGGGGGGAGGGATTTCATGGGAGAATCGGGGTGGTTGAACCCGCTGAAATTAGGGAGTGAAGGAGCGGACGGTGCCGCGTGTGGGCTTCACCTGGACGGTCACGTAGTTCGCTGGCGGGGACTGCCGGGCATTGCGTGAATGGACGGTGAGGAACCATTCCTGCTGGGCGTCCAGGTCGGT
The window above is part of the Prosthecobacter fusiformis genome. Proteins encoded here:
- the vccB gene encoding Verru_Chthon cassette protein B, which codes for MKSLPPHARQGFSLVEVMVAIGIAAAAITLMIGLLPAGLSTFREAMNTSVTAQIGQRLLYESAQTDYSVLVAPPATKPWRYFDDEGSELPDATGAIFHALIRIQPSTSIPSGTAGGTLQPNLATVIVQVALNAENRDIPITTAPGGPADPPEGTIQPDSGFNFTAFTGHVAKNL